Proteins encoded together in one candidate division WOR-3 bacterium window:
- a CDS encoding V-type ATP synthase subunit E has protein sequence MGTTELIEKIYTDARAKVAAIQEDKKRKLAEIDQRTQLTIDRLKRESTERLEERIRAIHDRARSQAQLEGRKVILKAKWQVIDTVLEEAKKAILSSPDYPKIIEMLVKKYAPTQASVHLSAEDSKRWDKIAGIKIGEPVPITGGVIIRSAAAGRLTGKEEIDLSLDTVLSQVREELSTELAAILFTPEGKQHESKGQR, from the coding sequence GTGGGAACCACTGAACTTATTGAGAAGATATACACAGATGCCCGCGCGAAGGTGGCAGCGATTCAAGAGGATAAGAAACGCAAATTGGCTGAAATTGACCAGCGCACTCAGCTGACAATTGATAGACTGAAAAGGGAGAGTACAGAACGTCTTGAAGAGAGGATCCGAGCAATCCACGACCGGGCTCGAAGTCAAGCCCAACTGGAGGGCAGAAAGGTTATTCTTAAAGCAAAATGGCAGGTGATTGACACAGTTCTGGAAGAGGCAAAAAAGGCGATTTTAAGCAGTCCAGACTATCCGAAGATAATCGAGATGCTGGTGAAAAAGTATGCTCCAACTCAGGCATCAGTTCATCTGTCAGCCGAAGACAGCAAACGATGGGATAAAATCGCAGGAATTAAAATCGGTGAACCGGTACCAATCACCGGCGGAGTGATTATTAGATCGGCTGCTGCCGGGCGTCTCACCGGCAAAGAAGAAATCGACCTCTCCCTTGATACAGTTTTAAGTCAGGTACGCGAAGAGTTGAGTACTGAACTTGCCGCAATTCTTTTTACGCCCGAAGGGAAACAGCACGAGTCTAAAGGGCAAAGGTAA
- the rfbD gene encoding dTDP-4-dehydrorhamnose reductase, which translates to MRCLVTGARGLLGKYLVRHLQLQKSEVVQWNLPENDITAVERVINGVHSVAPDVIFHLAAWTDVDGCEENPARAMAVNFQGTWAVALGAAEIDAKLIYISTDYVFDGKSHRPYRESDRPNPLSVYGRSKMMGEQAVMRNSRKWFIVRTSWLFGKGGKNFVDIILQKCAVESSIKVVSDQVGSPTYAFDLCEPLFELARSDYYGIYHLTNSGFCSWFDFAQEIVRLSGRSCQIIPTTTAESGRRALRPAFSVLENRNFRRRFGRVLRPWQEALKEYLNEISTAQISG; encoded by the coding sequence GTGCGCTGTCTTGTAACCGGGGCTCGTGGGCTTCTGGGAAAGTATTTGGTTAGACACCTGCAACTTCAGAAGAGCGAAGTTGTTCAATGGAATTTGCCCGAAAACGATATAACCGCCGTGGAACGGGTTATCAATGGAGTACACTCAGTGGCACCTGATGTAATATTTCATCTTGCAGCCTGGACCGATGTCGATGGGTGTGAGGAAAATCCGGCTCGGGCGATGGCGGTTAATTTTCAGGGAACCTGGGCAGTGGCGCTGGGTGCAGCGGAAATAGACGCCAAATTGATTTACATCTCCACTGATTATGTGTTTGATGGCAAATCGCACCGGCCCTATCGGGAATCGGACCGCCCGAATCCGTTGTCGGTTTACGGTCGCTCAAAGATGATGGGCGAACAGGCGGTGATGCGAAACAGCCGTAAATGGTTTATCGTGCGCACAAGCTGGCTTTTTGGGAAGGGGGGTAAAAATTTTGTTGATATCATCTTGCAGAAGTGTGCGGTCGAATCGAGTATAAAAGTTGTTTCGGACCAGGTCGGTTCTCCGACCTACGCTTTTGACCTGTGCGAGCCGCTGTTTGAACTTGCCCGGAGCGACTATTACGGTATTTACCATCTGACAAACTCAGGTTTCTGTTCGTGGTTTGATTTTGCCCAGGAGATTGTTCGCCTTTCGGGAAGAAGTTGCCAAATAATTCCGACTACTACCGCAGAAAGTGGGCGCCGGGCACTTCGTCCCGCCTTTTCCGTGCTGGAAAACAGGAATTTTCGTCGTAGGTTCGGCAGAGTTTTAAGACCGTGGCAGGAGGCGTTAAAGGAGTATTTAAATGAAATATCGACAGCCCAAATTAGCGGTTGA
- a CDS encoding V-type ATP synthase subunit K, translating to MVDPLGLAMALLGCVVAVLPAGIGSAMGIRLVAEVANGVMAEDPKKFGNLFILVALPGTQGFYGFLGAFLAMMKLGVLGQLVPITLGQGLQMFAACLPVGIAGWLTAIWQGKVCAAGAELVAKRPAESTKAVIFGALVETYAVLGLLATIFLQMGVKLG from the coding sequence ATGGTTGACCCGTTAGGTCTGGCAATGGCATTATTAGGTTGCGTCGTTGCGGTTTTACCAGCCGGTATCGGTTCCGCAATGGGTATTAGGCTGGTTGCTGAGGTGGCTAATGGTGTAATGGCGGAAGACCCCAAGAAGTTCGGCAATCTTTTTATTCTTGTGGCTCTTCCGGGCACACAGGGATTTTACGGATTCTTGGGTGCCTTTCTGGCAATGATGAAACTGGGCGTACTCGGGCAGTTGGTACCGATTACGTTGGGTCAGGGGCTCCAGATGTTTGCTGCCTGTTTACCGGTTGGCATTGCGGGCTGGCTTACGGCAATCTGGCAGGGTAAGGTGTGCGCCGCAGGGGCAGAATTGGTGGCGAAGCGTCCCGCAGAATCGACTAAAGCAGTGATTTTTGGGGCGCTCGTTGAGACCTACGCAGTGCTTGGGTTGCTGGCAACGATATTTTTGCAGATGGGTGTTAAGCTGGGTTAA
- a CDS encoding glutamate mutase L: MNKPKFEKEKITRILATDCGSTTTKAILIEKRGAEYRLITRGEAPTTVEAPFEDVTKGVLNSVMEVEELSGVKLVRGDEIYKPKSSEKEGTDIYISTSSAGGGLQMMVAGVVLTMTGESAARAALGAGAIVMDVIASNDGRLPHEKIERIRTLRPDMILLSGGVDGGTISHVVELAELIAAADPKPRFGIGYNLPVIYAGNRDARELVLKTLKDKTSLVIVENIRPVLERENLGPARHKIHDLFMEHVMAHAPGYKKLMDWTDVPIMPTPGAVGLLIENIGKTQNIAVLGVDIGGATTDVFSVFQGIFNRTVSANLGMSYSVSNVLVEAGEQNIIRWLPLEISPNEVRNRIRNKMIRPTTIPSTLEDLKLEQAIAREALRLALEHHKSMAVGLKGIQQERTISDAFAQARTGETLVNMMELNLVVGSGGALSHAPRRAQAAMMLLDAFQPEGVTRLTVDSIFMMPHLGVLTEVHPEAAQEVFEKDCLIHLGTSIAPAGQGKEGKPCVYVKIVKANGEEMEARVNFGDIKCLPLPVGETARAIITPERGFDVGAGSGKTYESRVEGGISGVIIDARGRPLTLPADDRTRREALAKWAIQLNAYPS; the protein is encoded by the coding sequence ATGAACAAACCAAAATTTGAAAAGGAAAAAATAACCCGAATCCTTGCTACTGACTGTGGTTCAACAACCACCAAAGCAATTCTTATCGAAAAACGCGGCGCCGAATATCGGCTCATCACCCGAGGCGAAGCCCCGACTACTGTTGAAGCACCTTTTGAAGATGTAACCAAAGGGGTACTCAATTCTGTAATGGAGGTCGAAGAACTGTCCGGCGTCAAACTTGTCCGGGGCGATGAGATTTATAAGCCTAAATCAAGTGAAAAAGAGGGCACCGACATTTATATCTCCACCTCCTCCGCAGGTGGCGGGTTGCAAATGATGGTCGCCGGGGTTGTTTTAACGATGACCGGCGAAAGTGCTGCCCGGGCGGCACTCGGTGCAGGTGCCATTGTAATGGATGTCATCGCCTCCAACGATGGACGACTACCCCACGAAAAAATTGAGCGCATCCGGACCCTCCGGCCTGATATGATTCTTTTGTCTGGTGGCGTCGATGGCGGGACAATTTCTCATGTCGTTGAACTGGCAGAACTAATTGCCGCCGCGGACCCCAAACCGCGCTTCGGCATCGGCTACAACCTGCCGGTGATATACGCCGGAAACCGTGATGCCCGGGAACTGGTTTTGAAAACACTAAAAGATAAAACCAGTTTAGTAATCGTTGAAAACATCCGACCGGTTCTGGAAAGGGAAAATCTCGGACCGGCCCGCCACAAGATACACGACCTCTTTATGGAGCATGTAATGGCGCACGCCCCAGGATATAAAAAGTTAATGGACTGGACTGATGTTCCAATTATGCCGACACCGGGTGCGGTTGGACTCTTAATTGAAAACATTGGGAAGACGCAGAATATCGCTGTTCTCGGTGTTGATATCGGCGGTGCCACAACCGATGTCTTCAGCGTATTTCAAGGCATCTTCAATCGTACCGTTTCAGCAAACCTCGGTATGTCTTATTCGGTTTCCAATGTGCTCGTTGAGGCGGGCGAACAAAACATCATCCGCTGGCTACCACTGGAAATTTCCCCGAACGAAGTTAGAAACCGCATCCGTAACAAAATGATTCGTCCTACCACCATCCCTTCAACCCTTGAAGACCTTAAACTGGAACAGGCAATCGCCCGGGAAGCACTCCGTCTCGCACTGGAACACCACAAGTCAATGGCGGTTGGCTTAAAAGGCATTCAGCAAGAACGCACAATATCTGACGCCTTTGCGCAAGCCAGGACGGGCGAAACCCTCGTAAATATGATGGAATTAAATCTTGTTGTCGGTTCTGGTGGTGCGCTTTCCCATGCGCCGCGCCGGGCGCAAGCCGCAATGATGCTTCTTGACGCCTTCCAGCCTGAAGGAGTAACCCGACTTACCGTCGATTCCATATTCATGATGCCCCACCTTGGCGTTTTGACTGAAGTTCACCCCGAAGCGGCCCAGGAGGTGTTCGAAAAGGACTGCCTGATTCATCTTGGCACCAGCATTGCACCTGCCGGGCAGGGTAAAGAAGGAAAACCCTGTGTGTATGTAAAAATTGTAAAAGCGAACGGCGAGGAAATGGAAGCCCGGGTTAACTTTGGCGATATAAAGTGCCTACCGCTGCCGGTTGGAGAAACGGCACGGGCGATTATTACACCGGAACGAGGATTTGATGTTGGAGCCGGTTCCGGAAAGACGTACGAATCACGGGTTGAAGGTGGCATTTCCGGAGTGATTATTGACGCCCGCGGCAGACCGTTGACCTTACCCGCCGATGACCGAACGCGCCGAGAAGCTTTGGCAAAATGGGCAATACAACTTAACGCTTATCCCTCTTGA
- a CDS encoding NUDIX hydrolase, translating to MKYRQPKLAVDCIILQGKRIVLIERLNEPKGWALPGGFVNYGETVEEAVRREIKEETGLSLSGLRQFRVYSAPNRDPRGHCVSVVFVARGHGQLKAGDDARAFKLVELSKATREKLVFDHRKIIADYLKTVRSKTVKRDKR from the coding sequence ATGAAATATCGACAGCCCAAATTAGCGGTTGATTGCATTATTCTTCAGGGAAAACGAATAGTGCTGATTGAGCGGTTAAATGAGCCTAAGGGTTGGGCACTTCCTGGTGGCTTTGTGAATTACGGAGAAACGGTGGAAGAGGCGGTGCGCCGGGAGATAAAAGAAGAAACCGGTCTGTCTCTGTCCGGGTTACGCCAGTTCCGGGTGTACTCGGCACCAAACCGGGACCCCCGTGGTCACTGCGTCTCGGTAGTATTTGTTGCTCGCGGACACGGTCAATTAAAGGCCGGGGATGATGCCAGGGCATTTAAGCTGGTTGAGTTGTCCAAAGCAACAAGGGAAAAACTGGTGTTTGACCACAGAAAAATTATTGCCGATTACTTAAAAACGGTACGGTCAAAGACCGTCAAGAGGGATAAGCGTTAA